The following are from one region of the Polaribacter marinaquae genome:
- a CDS encoding lipoprotein signal peptidase: MSKKKLAIFTIVIAILLDQIIKIYVKTNFALGEEVLVFDWFRIHFTENNGMAMGFEFGGKAGKLFLTLFRLVAVSAIIYWLIGNIKRKVHNGVIIAISLIFSGAVGNIIDSVFYGVIFDHSNHQVATLFADKPYGNLFYGKVVDMFYFPIWQGTLPEWIPVIGGDFFTFFQYIFNPADAFISIGVALLFIFSKQAFPKEEQTVKD, from the coding sequence ATGTCAAAAAAGAAACTGGCAATATTTACAATAGTAATCGCTATTTTATTAGATCAAATTATTAAAATTTATGTAAAAACCAACTTTGCTTTAGGTGAAGAGGTATTGGTTTTCGATTGGTTTCGAATTCATTTTACAGAAAATAATGGTATGGCAATGGGCTTCGAGTTTGGCGGTAAAGCCGGTAAACTATTTTTAACCTTATTTAGATTGGTGGCGGTTTCTGCAATAATTTATTGGTTAATTGGTAATATCAAAAGAAAAGTGCATAACGGTGTAATTATTGCGATTTCATTAATTTTTTCTGGCGCAGTAGGTAATATTATAGATTCTGTTTTTTATGGTGTTATTTTCGATCATTCTAACCATCAAGTAGCAACATTATTTGCAGATAAACCTTACGGAAACTTGTTTTACGGTAAAGTTGTAGATATGTTTTATTTTCCTATTTGGCAAGGAACTTTACCAGAATGGATTCCTGTAATTGGTGGAGATTTTTTTACGTTTTTTCAATACATATTTAATCCTGCAGATGCTTTTATTAGCATAGGTGTAGCACTTTTATTTATCTTTAGTAAACAAGCGTTTCCAAAAGAAGAGCAAACAGTAAAAGACTAA
- a CDS encoding DUF4230 domain-containing protein: MRFLKYALVFLLGFILAKLWYKKENSTVKKEEIQVVVNSIKNLSKLVVSKGIFSEVYNYSDSKKYFYNYLSFDKKAIVTVTASVEVGYDLSKLELQIDSIGKTIYINEIPKEEVNISPDIKYFDLQQSSFNSFSNSDLNKINKNSILKIEETIELTALKQKAKERLLEELSKIYQLTAIYNWQVVDNTKENLLDGFTKLRQ; the protein is encoded by the coding sequence ATGCGTTTTCTAAAATATGCTTTGGTGTTTCTCTTGGGTTTTATTCTTGCAAAATTGTGGTATAAAAAAGAGAACAGTACCGTTAAGAAAGAAGAAATTCAGGTTGTAGTAAATTCTATCAAAAACCTAAGTAAACTTGTTGTTTCTAAAGGTATTTTTTCTGAAGTTTATAATTATTCTGACTCAAAAAAATATTTTTACAATTACCTTTCATTTGATAAAAAAGCTATTGTAACTGTTACTGCTTCGGTAGAAGTTGGTTATGATTTATCTAAATTAGAACTTCAAATAGATTCTATTGGTAAGACTATTTACATCAATGAAATACCGAAAGAAGAAGTAAATATTTCTCCAGACATTAAATATTTCGATTTACAGCAAAGTAGTTTCAATTCCTTTTCAAATTCTGATTTAAATAAAATCAATAAAAATAGTATTCTTAAAATAGAAGAAACTATAGAATTAACTGCTTTAAAACAAAAAGCAAAAGAAAGACTCTTAGAAGAATTGTCTAAGATATATCAACTAACTGCAATTTATAATTGGCAAGTTGTAGATAATACAAAAGAAAATTTGTTGGATGGTTTTACAAAATTAAGGCAATAA
- a CDS encoding TraR/DksA family transcriptional regulator — protein sequence MSDVKLKYSDADLQEFKEIIEKKIARAKADLALLESSYKNDASNGTDDTSHSFKSFDEGSEVMSKEANVQLAIRQEKFIRDLKNALIRIENKTYGICRVTRKLIQKERLKLVPHATLSIEAKRKQ from the coding sequence ATGTCAGATGTTAAGTTAAAATACTCAGATGCTGATTTACAAGAATTTAAGGAGATTATAGAGAAGAAAATTGCCAGAGCAAAGGCAGATTTAGCTTTGTTAGAAAGCTCTTATAAAAATGATGCTAGTAATGGTACAGATGATACTTCGCATTCTTTTAAATCTTTTGATGAAGGCTCTGAAGTAATGAGCAAAGAAGCAAATGTGCAATTAGCAATTAGGCAAGAAAAGTTTATTAGAGATCTTAAAAATGCTTTAATTCGAATAGAAAATAAAACGTATGGTATTTGCAGAGTAACGCGTAAATTAATACAAAAAGAACGTTTAAAGCTAGTGCCACATGCTACACTAAGTATCGAGGCAAAACGCAAACAATAA